One region of Bradyrhizobium betae genomic DNA includes:
- a CDS encoding sigma-70 family RNA polymerase sigma factor, translated as MEWAELIGRVAAHGDRDAFKLLFEHFAPRVKGLLMKIGTDADTAEEIAQSTLLAVWRKAAQFDPSSGGAAAWIFTIARNLRIDAARRAVRQARADQPGFIDDADDVVDSPEILMTRGEDVSRVAAALLRLSEEQSRVVRMSFIEERPHAEIAESLGIPLGTVKSRIRLAMNRLRDLLDEST; from the coding sequence GTGGAATGGGCTGAATTGATCGGACGTGTCGCGGCCCATGGCGATCGCGATGCCTTCAAGCTTCTGTTCGAGCATTTTGCTCCTCGCGTGAAGGGTCTCCTGATGAAGATCGGGACGGACGCCGACACCGCGGAGGAAATCGCGCAGAGCACGCTGCTTGCCGTCTGGCGCAAGGCGGCTCAATTCGATCCGTCGTCCGGCGGCGCAGCCGCGTGGATCTTCACCATCGCGCGGAATCTGCGCATCGACGCGGCCAGGCGCGCGGTGCGACAGGCGCGTGCCGACCAGCCCGGCTTCATCGATGACGCTGACGACGTCGTCGACTCACCTGAGATCCTCATGACCCGAGGCGAGGACGTCTCGCGCGTTGCGGCCGCGCTGCTTCGCCTGTCGGAGGAGCAATCCAGGGTGGTCCGGATGTCGTTTATCGAGGAGCGCCCACATGCAGAGATCGCCGAGAGCCTCGGCATTCCCCTTGGAACCGTGAAATCACGCATCCGACTGGCCATGAATCGGCTGCGAGACCTGCTGGACGAATCGACATGA
- a CDS encoding ABC transporter ATP-binding protein, whose product MAQIELSAIRKSFDGTDVLKGIDFRIEDGEFISLVGPSGCGKSTLLRIIAGLEPQNSGQIRIDGVAVDGIRPSARNLAMVFQSYALYPHLSTFDNIAVPLRMRRLSTIERLPLLGALLPSRRAKERLISADIAGIAEQLDIAPLLRRKPGQLSGGQRQRVAVGRAMVREPRAFLFDEPLSNLDAKLRVHMRAELAELHRRLKATFVYVTHDQAEAMTMSSRIAVMMAGELIQAGTPAEIYNDPDDIRVAEFIGSPKINILPGRIRKDGGIDVLGTALKLACGATAGDCRVGVRPERIELGAGPFSGTVVHLENLGAEAFVHLAVEGAALRLIARLADVRHMPVMGSRAAFGFAPDAVRVFDPAGKRIELRLEQSERIREHAHV is encoded by the coding sequence ATGGCGCAAATCGAGCTTTCCGCAATCCGCAAATCCTTCGACGGTACCGACGTCCTGAAGGGCATCGATTTCCGGATCGAGGACGGCGAGTTCATCTCGCTGGTCGGTCCGTCCGGCTGCGGGAAATCGACCCTGCTGCGCATCATTGCCGGGCTGGAGCCACAGAATTCGGGCCAGATCCGCATCGACGGCGTCGCGGTGGACGGCATTCGCCCGAGCGCGCGCAACCTCGCGATGGTGTTCCAGTCCTACGCGCTCTATCCGCATTTGAGTACCTTCGACAACATCGCGGTGCCGTTGCGGATGCGGCGCCTCTCCACGATCGAACGGCTGCCGCTCCTGGGCGCGCTGCTGCCGAGCCGACGTGCCAAGGAACGGCTCATCAGTGCCGACATTGCCGGGATCGCCGAGCAACTCGACATCGCTCCGCTGCTGCGGCGCAAGCCGGGCCAATTGTCCGGCGGACAGCGGCAACGCGTCGCGGTCGGCCGCGCCATGGTGCGCGAGCCCCGGGCGTTCCTCTTCGATGAACCGCTCTCCAATCTCGACGCGAAACTGCGCGTCCACATGCGCGCAGAACTCGCTGAACTGCACCGCCGTCTCAAGGCAACGTTCGTCTACGTCACGCACGACCAGGCCGAGGCGATGACCATGTCGAGCCGGATCGCCGTCATGATGGCCGGTGAATTGATCCAGGCCGGGACGCCCGCGGAGATCTACAACGACCCCGACGATATTCGTGTGGCCGAATTCATCGGCAGTCCCAAGATCAACATTCTCCCCGGCCGGATCCGGAAGGACGGCGGCATCGACGTGCTGGGGACGGCCCTGAAGCTTGCGTGCGGTGCGACGGCCGGCGACTGCCGCGTCGGCGTACGTCCGGAGCGGATCGAGCTCGGCGCAGGGCCATTCTCCGGAACGGTCGTCCATCTGGAAAACCTCGGCGCGGAGGCATTCGTCCATCTCGCGGTCGAAGGCGCCGCCTTGCGCCTGATCGCGCGGCTCGCGGATGTCAGGCACATGCCTGTGATGGGCAGTCGTGCGGCCT
- a CDS encoding LysR family transcriptional regulator — protein sequence MCVVALTSSRVRAVNAVFETGSFAAAARRLGVSQPAVAQLVRDLEAEFAVALFDRHGQNLVATSLCRRLYASTNRMQAIEADALAILEQRDELMGGELRIGLGNAMPGMALIAAFRNLYPKIQINIEIGSWSAIMAAVVDQRVDVAVLPEVPQDNRFRREPCVQQRVVAICHPVHDLSRESRVSVAGLMQYPLVFRTRDSSTQRAVDRAFRAVNLRASPAIIVNTREGMLEAVANRLGVGFVWEHGSSRVDRIAKVAIAEIKAESPEYIFSLAGRRGKLVELFYLARSLSRSAEGADILAAP from the coding sequence ATGTGTGTCGTGGCGCTGACGTCGTCGCGCGTCAGGGCGGTCAATGCGGTGTTCGAGACCGGCAGCTTTGCGGCCGCAGCCAGGCGACTAGGCGTGTCGCAACCTGCGGTTGCGCAGCTTGTGCGCGACCTGGAGGCCGAATTCGCCGTTGCGCTGTTCGATCGGCACGGCCAGAACCTGGTCGCGACGTCGTTGTGCCGTCGGCTCTATGCCTCGACAAACCGCATGCAGGCGATCGAGGCGGACGCGCTGGCCATCCTGGAGCAGCGCGATGAGCTGATGGGGGGAGAGCTTCGGATCGGGCTCGGCAACGCCATGCCGGGCATGGCGCTGATCGCGGCCTTTCGCAATCTCTATCCGAAGATCCAGATCAACATCGAGATCGGAAGCTGGTCGGCGATCATGGCGGCGGTGGTCGACCAGCGCGTCGACGTCGCTGTGCTGCCGGAGGTGCCGCAGGACAATCGCTTCCGTCGCGAGCCCTGCGTGCAGCAGCGCGTCGTCGCGATCTGCCATCCCGTTCACGACCTGAGCCGTGAATCGCGCGTGTCCGTCGCCGGCCTGATGCAGTATCCGCTGGTGTTTCGGACCCGGGATTCGTCGACCCAGCGCGCCGTGGACAGGGCGTTTCGCGCCGTCAATCTGCGCGCAAGTCCAGCGATCATCGTCAACACGCGGGAGGGCATGCTGGAGGCGGTCGCCAATCGGCTCGGTGTCGGGTTTGTCTGGGAGCACGGCTCGAGCCGCGTCGACCGTATCGCCAAGGTGGCGATCGCAGAAATCAAGGCGGAGTCGCCCGAATACATCTTCTCGTTGGCCGGCAGACGCGGCAAACTGGTCGAATTGTTCTATCTGGCCAGAAGTCTGTCGCGCTCGGCCGAGGGCGCCGACATCCTGGCTGCGCCCTGA
- a CDS encoding TspO/MBR family protein has translation MASYARVALFILIVVGIGFVIGSTNLPGGWYAGLTKPPFNPPNWVFAPAWSVIYLLIALAGARTWERTPRGAGMLLWTVQMLLNFTWSPVFFTWHRTGVALAVIVAMLLSIIGFIVERWQADRVAAALFVPYLAWVAFATLLNASIFWLN, from the coding sequence ATGGCAAGTTATGCAAGAGTGGCACTGTTCATCCTGATCGTGGTCGGGATCGGCTTTGTCATCGGTAGTACAAACCTGCCGGGCGGCTGGTATGCCGGGCTGACCAAGCCGCCGTTCAACCCGCCGAACTGGGTGTTCGCGCCGGCGTGGTCCGTGATCTACCTGCTGATCGCGCTGGCCGGGGCACGGACCTGGGAGCGGACGCCGCGCGGTGCGGGCATGCTGCTCTGGACCGTGCAGATGCTGCTCAATTTCACCTGGTCGCCGGTCTTCTTCACCTGGCATCGCACCGGCGTGGCGCTGGCCGTGATTGTCGCGATGCTGCTGTCCATCATCGGGTTCATCGTCGAGCGTTGGCAGGCCGACCGGGTCGCCGCGGCGCTATTCGTGCCCTATCTCGCCTGGGTGGCTTTTGCCACCCTGCTCAACGCCAGCATTTTCTGGCTCAACTGA
- a CDS encoding ChrR family anti-sigma-E factor: protein MTISHHPPDELLADFATGRLDEADHLVVAVHVAQCPACRRFAGAMEHLAGAALEETAPVAMKADAFAAIMAKLDEPQPAPREDAQPPAELPDEDLPEILRRCRFGKQRRVAPGLKLQPIILPSAKQSRAFLLWSAPGARMLQHSHSGTELTCVLKGSFSHEAGRYGPGDFDFGDGEVDHQPVVGPEEPCLCLVAMTGDLELHGLLGRLISPFVRL, encoded by the coding sequence ATGACCATCAGTCACCACCCACCGGACGAACTGCTTGCCGATTTCGCAACGGGCCGACTCGACGAGGCCGATCATCTCGTTGTCGCCGTGCACGTCGCGCAGTGCCCGGCGTGCCGCCGCTTTGCCGGGGCGATGGAGCATCTGGCCGGCGCCGCGCTCGAGGAGACCGCACCGGTTGCGATGAAGGCCGATGCGTTCGCGGCGATCATGGCGAAGCTCGATGAGCCGCAGCCGGCGCCGCGCGAGGATGCCCAGCCGCCTGCCGAGCTTCCGGATGAGGATTTGCCGGAGATATTGCGCCGCTGCCGGTTCGGCAAGCAACGCCGCGTGGCGCCCGGCCTGAAGCTTCAACCGATCATTCTGCCGAGCGCGAAACAGTCGCGCGCGTTCCTGCTGTGGTCCGCGCCCGGCGCACGCATGCTGCAACACTCTCACAGTGGAACGGAGCTGACCTGCGTGTTGAAGGGCAGCTTCAGTCACGAAGCCGGCCGCTACGGCCCGGGCGATTTCGATTTCGGCGACGGCGAGGTCGATCATCAGCCTGTCGTGGGGCCGGAGGAACCCTGCCTGTGTCTGGTCGCCATGACCGGAGACCTCGAATTGCATGGACTGCTTGGCCGGCTGATTTCGCCCTTCGTCCGGCTTTGA
- a CDS encoding metal-dependent phosphohydrolase yields MITLPRLAAESLEKLLGTFMRRRYDEDSARIVEGATRTALECIGNSDALYHNIEHTMLVTLAGQAILQGRHLHGHLSAEDYTHILVACLAHDIGYVRGLFEDDDEDGFVIDAAGSKVSLPRGASDASLMMYHVDRSKLYVEQRLRPVEGLDSERIARAIEGTRFPAREGQDYDEDASILRAADFIGQLGDPNYLRKANALYYEFEEVGMNRQLGYDSPADIVNRYPQFYWNSVAPHIQTEIGYLNKTEIGRQWIANLYSNVFRAEREISLSGPQK; encoded by the coding sequence ATGATCACGTTGCCAAGACTGGCGGCCGAATCCCTGGAGAAGTTGCTGGGCACGTTCATGCGTCGGCGCTACGACGAGGACTCTGCCAGGATCGTAGAGGGGGCGACGCGCACGGCACTGGAGTGCATCGGCAACAGTGACGCCCTCTACCACAATATCGAGCATACCATGCTGGTGACGCTGGCCGGCCAGGCGATCCTCCAGGGCCGGCATCTGCATGGGCACCTCTCGGCGGAGGATTATACCCACATCCTCGTCGCCTGCCTCGCCCACGACATCGGCTACGTCCGTGGCCTGTTCGAGGACGACGACGAGGACGGCTTCGTGATCGACGCGGCGGGGAGCAAGGTCTCTCTGCCGCGGGGTGCATCGGATGCCAGTCTCATGATGTATCACGTCGACCGGTCGAAACTATACGTAGAGCAGCGGCTACGGCCGGTCGAGGGGCTCGACAGCGAGCGCATCGCCCGCGCCATCGAGGGCACGCGTTTTCCGGCCCGCGAGGGCCAGGACTACGACGAGGACGCTTCGATCCTGCGCGCCGCCGATTTCATCGGCCAGCTTGGTGATCCCAATTATCTGCGCAAGGCCAACGCGCTCTATTACGAGTTCGAGGAGGTCGGCATGAACCGCCAACTCGGCTACGACTCGCCCGCAGACATCGTGAACCGCTATCCGCAGTTCTACTGGAACAGCGTCGCACCCCACATCCAGACCGAGATCGGTTATCTCAACAAGACCGAGATCGGCCGGCAGTGGATCGCCAACCTCTACAGCAACGTCTTCCGCGCCGAGCGCGAGATTTCGCTGTCAGGACCCCAGAAATAA
- a CDS encoding RNA polymerase sigma factor, with protein MSCGRAVQRDSSIERLSALLRRAGNGDQRAFAELHASTRNRLRKTALAVSPSIVDLDDLLQEAYLKIWKNAASFDSRRASPITWMCTIMRNTTIDALRLKQVATTDLDEALSVPDAGGRDTDPFDYDLVQPIAAGVLDRLPRDRRHLLSLAYLEGESRLSLSRRFGVPVGTIKTWLHRTLASVRTDCLACASGAAAPQPHP; from the coding sequence ATGAGCTGCGGTCGCGCCGTTCAAAGGGATTCAAGCATCGAGCGGTTGAGTGCCCTGCTCCGGCGCGCCGGAAACGGCGACCAGCGGGCCTTTGCGGAATTGCACGCGTCGACCCGCAACAGGTTGCGCAAGACCGCACTGGCGGTGTCGCCATCGATCGTCGATCTCGACGATCTGCTTCAGGAAGCCTATCTGAAGATCTGGAAAAACGCCGCGAGTTTCGATTCACGACGCGCCTCGCCCATCACGTGGATGTGCACGATCATGCGCAACACCACAATCGACGCGCTCCGGCTGAAGCAGGTGGCCACGACCGATCTGGACGAAGCCTTGTCCGTGCCCGATGCAGGCGGGCGGGATACCGACCCGTTCGACTACGATCTCGTTCAGCCGATCGCGGCCGGTGTTCTCGACAGACTTCCACGGGATCGCCGGCATCTGCTCTCGCTCGCCTATCTCGAGGGTGAAAGCCGGCTGAGCCTGTCGCGGCGGTTCGGCGTGCCCGTCGGCACGATCAAGACCTGGCTGCATCGGACGCTCGCTTCGGTCCGCACCGATTGCCTGGCTTGTGCGTCAGGTGCTGCCGCACCGCAGCCCCATCCGTGA
- a CDS encoding cryptochrome/photolyase family protein encodes MDRSSGPEDVRHLVVVLGDQLDADGAAFDGFDPAHDLVLQMEVIEETSYIPQHKKRIAYFLASMRHFRDELIARGRRVHYVYIDEHDNTGRFETEIARAQRGFRPSRTIVVEPGDWRVAEKLRRLPQVPEIRSDSHFLCSREEFAAFSERHPRPVLETFYRAMRRKTGLLMDIAGRPVGGAWNFDAENRKSFGRTNPSIPPRPACPPDAITTEVLRLVAARFAGSPGKLDGFDLPVTRTQALAQLDDFVAERLPQFGDYQDAMRSGQPFLYHSVLSGPLNLHQLRPLEVVRSALRNTTAPLNALEGFTRQIIGWREFVRGIYWQRMPHYAQANALGAELPMPKFYWTGETDMRCLAEAIGHTIDYAYAHHIERLMVLGLFAMLLGVRPYDVHRWHMSMFWDAVDWVSLPNTLGMSQHGDGGIVGTKPYAASGNYIHRMSDHCRHCRFDPKKSIGEDACPFTTLYWNFLDKHRHRFAANGRMKNQYANLARKDDGELRSIRRQAASIAEALT; translated from the coding sequence TTGGACCGATCCAGCGGGCCGGAGGACGTCCGCCATCTCGTCGTCGTGCTCGGAGACCAGCTCGACGCCGACGGCGCCGCATTCGACGGCTTCGACCCCGCCCACGACCTCGTGCTGCAGATGGAGGTGATCGAAGAGACCTCGTACATCCCGCAGCACAAAAAGCGCATCGCCTATTTCCTCGCCTCGATGCGACACTTCAGGGACGAACTGATCGCGCGCGGGCGGCGTGTGCACTATGTCTACATCGACGAGCACGACAATACCGGGCGCTTCGAAACCGAGATCGCGCGGGCCCAGCGTGGGTTCAGGCCCTCCCGGACGATTGTGGTCGAGCCGGGCGACTGGCGCGTCGCCGAGAAGCTGCGCCGCCTGCCGCAGGTGCCGGAGATCCGCAGCGACAGCCACTTCCTGTGCTCGCGCGAGGAGTTTGCGGCCTTTTCTGAACGACATCCACGCCCGGTGCTTGAAACCTTCTACCGCGCCATGCGCCGGAAGACCGGGCTTCTGATGGATATCGCCGGACGACCTGTCGGCGGCGCGTGGAATTTCGACGCGGAGAATCGCAAATCCTTCGGCAGGACCAACCCCTCCATACCGCCGCGACCCGCATGTCCGCCCGACGCGATCACGACGGAGGTGCTGCGGCTCGTCGCCGCACGCTTCGCAGGCAGCCCTGGCAAGCTCGACGGCTTCGACCTGCCTGTCACGCGGACACAGGCGCTCGCGCAGCTGGACGACTTCGTTGCCGAGCGGCTGCCGCAGTTCGGCGACTATCAGGACGCGATGCGATCCGGCCAGCCTTTCCTCTACCACTCGGTCTTGTCGGGCCCGTTGAACCTGCACCAATTGCGCCCGCTGGAGGTCGTCCGGTCCGCGCTTCGAAACACCACGGCCCCGCTGAACGCGCTGGAAGGCTTCACCCGCCAGATCATCGGATGGCGAGAATTCGTCCGCGGCATCTACTGGCAGCGCATGCCGCACTATGCGCAAGCGAACGCGCTCGGCGCCGAATTGCCGATGCCGAAATTCTACTGGACCGGCGAGACCGACATGCGCTGCCTCGCCGAGGCGATTGGTCACACGATCGACTACGCCTATGCCCACCATATCGAGCGGCTGATGGTGCTCGGGCTGTTCGCCATGCTGCTGGGCGTGCGGCCCTACGACGTCCATCGCTGGCACATGTCGATGTTCTGGGATGCGGTCGATTGGGTTTCCCTGCCGAACACGCTCGGCATGAGCCAGCATGGCGACGGCGGCATTGTCGGCACGAAGCCCTACGCGGCGTCGGGCAACTACATCCACCGCATGAGCGATCATTGCCGGCATTGCCGCTTCGATCCCAAAAAATCGATCGGCGAGGATGCCTGTCCCTTTACCACGCTCTACTGGAATTTCCTGGACAAGCACCGCCATCGCTTCGCCGCCAACGGCCGGATGAAGAACCAGTATGCCAATCTGGCCCGCAAGGATGACGGAGAATTGCGCTCGATCCGGCGCCAGGCAGCCAGCATCGCCGAGGCCTTAACCTGA